The following coding sequences are from one Leptospira mayottensis 200901116 window:
- a CDS encoding leucine-rich repeat domain-containing protein translates to MKVFSGSNNSIKDLTPLSQCKNLNALYLNKNKISDVSPLSPLSKIETLWLADNPIQDILPLVGLKKLKELQVSLKLPKENLAKFEKLCPDVKISF, encoded by the coding sequence TTGAAAGTTTTTAGCGGATCGAATAATTCAATCAAGGATCTGACTCCTCTTTCTCAGTGCAAAAATTTAAATGCGCTTTATCTCAATAAAAATAAAATCTCCGATGTTTCCCCGCTTTCTCCACTTTCAAAAATAGAAACTCTTTGGTTAGCCGACAATCCGATCCAGGATATTCTTCCTTTGGTCGGTTTAAAAAAATTAAAAGAATTGCAAGTGTCGTTGAAACTCCCCAAAGAAAATTTAGCGAAGTTTGAGAAATTATGCCCCGATGTGAAAATCTCGTTCTAA
- a CDS encoding DUF1565 domain-containing protein produces the protein MRDIFNNNSYGVYTFDSRLDLGGDTMGSVGRNWLYCNTMYDMVVNPNLVGNNWLPDLYANNNTWGHKPPTVETSNFTVSADIYNDNSLTNVHLDNSYLVAPSLCTP, from the coding sequence CTGAGGGATATATTCAATAACAACTCTTATGGAGTTTATACGTTCGATTCTAGATTGGATTTAGGCGGTGATACTATGGGAAGTGTCGGACGAAATTGGCTCTATTGCAATACAATGTATGATATGGTTGTAAATCCGAATTTAGTCGGAAACAATTGGTTACCCGATTTGTATGCAAATAACAATACTTGGGGTCATAAGCCTCCTACGGTTGAAACCTCCAATTTTACAGTGTCTGCAGACATTTATAACGATAATAGTTTGACCAATGTTCATTTGGATAACTCCTATCTGGTAGCTCCGTCATTGTGCACGCCTTAA
- a CDS encoding sensor histidine kinase: protein MMDWARGFMFLKRIQKMYAEENFLVRVRAVYLFIFNTIAFVFAGITFSVFVYEGELTYRPSFVLLITASGISIALILSGRFWWAILITLASVLLGITLGIFFGDLEGNHVLSLPILVIIFLLFTNIRTTIFVSLYSFFLMYIFLYRMYGNGGLKTSFAVDSVLGFLFFTLMSVLTVNLLNLYIKEKDELIKEIHHRVRNNLQVLCGLADLHKNDWSDSKKVLFEFQNRILAMSEVHNYLYKSDNYHKIEFSEVIARIVENLKNKHKDSKVNVLNHSEQIELPIEIAIPCAMIFNELLNNSFTHAFKEAKEPNIEIFFSKTSKNYNLTIKDNGTGIPLPIDMRKQKTTGFTLVHILTKQIRANIKFFNDNGLVAVLEF, encoded by the coding sequence ATGATGGATTGGGCGAGAGGATTTATGTTCTTAAAAAGAATTCAAAAAATGTATGCGGAGGAGAATTTTCTCGTTCGAGTACGGGCTGTCTATCTGTTTATCTTCAACACGATCGCGTTCGTATTTGCCGGAATCACGTTTTCAGTCTTCGTCTACGAAGGAGAACTCACGTATCGTCCGAGTTTTGTTCTTCTAATCACCGCCTCTGGAATTTCAATCGCTCTTATCCTTTCCGGACGTTTCTGGTGGGCCATTTTGATAACTCTGGCTTCTGTTCTACTCGGAATCACTCTCGGAATTTTTTTTGGAGACCTGGAAGGAAATCATGTATTGAGCCTACCGATACTCGTCATCATATTTCTTCTTTTTACGAACATACGGACGACCATATTCGTTTCATTATATTCTTTTTTTCTAATGTATATTTTTCTTTACAGAATGTACGGGAACGGGGGATTGAAGACGAGTTTCGCCGTGGATTCCGTCTTGGGTTTTTTGTTTTTTACGCTGATGTCCGTTTTGACGGTCAATCTTTTGAATTTGTATATCAAGGAAAAGGACGAGCTGATCAAGGAAATTCATCACAGGGTGAGAAATAATCTACAGGTATTATGCGGACTTGCGGATCTGCATAAAAACGATTGGTCGGATTCGAAAAAGGTTTTGTTCGAGTTTCAGAACCGAATTCTTGCGATGTCCGAAGTGCATAACTATTTGTACAAATCGGACAACTATCATAAGATAGAATTTTCCGAAGTCATTGCAAGAATCGTGGAGAATCTAAAGAACAAACACAAGGATTCCAAGGTGAACGTTCTAAATCATTCCGAACAAATTGAACTTCCGATTGAAATTGCGATTCCTTGCGCGATGATCTTCAACGAGCTTTTGAACAATTCCTTTACGCACGCGTTCAAAGAAGCGAAGGAGCCGAATATCGAGATTTTTTTTTCGAAAACAAGCAAAAACTATAACTTGACCATTAAGGACAACGGAACCGGAATTCCTTTGCCCATAGATATGAGAAAGCAGAAGACGACAGGGTTTACGTTAGTTCATATCTTAACCAAACAAATTCGCGCCAACATAAAATTTTTCAACGACAACGGACTCGTCGCCGTCCTGGAATTTTGA
- the mqnC gene encoding cyclic dehypoxanthinyl futalosine synthase: MATIFSPQPADRILEKALDGNRIAPEEALTLYREGDYLKIMATARALREKILPRTHASYTMFRVVNYTNYCNVECSFCSFMDEIGNGKGYVLSTEQILEKMDYAVGEGADQMFLQGGVYPNLSFDYYLDVIVSVKKKYPDMHIRAFSPVEIINLEKITGLSLKEVLRILKQAGLDSVPGAGAEILTDRMRNIISPKKATTEEWVRAMETCHEVGLPGSANIVFGSEETQEEVIEHLSVVRNLQDRTGGFLSFIPWTFQPQTKRFKVRAVATQEYLKVLGICRIFLDNISHIETSVMVLGKGVGQLALTSGADDISSVVIEENVLRSYGLKTEKEAIKFLKEGGFTPKRRDLFYNYDRYGNELTQTL, translated from the coding sequence GTGGCAACCATTTTTTCACCACAACCTGCAGATCGGATTTTGGAAAAAGCTTTGGATGGGAATCGGATTGCTCCCGAGGAAGCTCTGACTCTTTATCGGGAAGGGGATTATCTCAAGATCATGGCTACGGCTCGTGCACTTCGGGAAAAAATTCTCCCTCGTACACATGCAAGTTATACGATGTTTCGAGTCGTGAATTATACAAATTACTGCAATGTAGAATGTAGTTTCTGTTCTTTTATGGATGAGATTGGAAACGGGAAAGGTTACGTTCTTTCTACGGAACAAATTTTGGAGAAAATGGACTATGCGGTCGGTGAAGGGGCTGATCAGATGTTTCTTCAGGGCGGGGTGTACCCGAATCTTTCGTTCGATTATTATTTGGATGTGATCGTTTCCGTGAAAAAAAAATATCCGGACATGCACATTCGCGCTTTTTCTCCGGTGGAAATCATCAATTTGGAAAAGATTACCGGGCTTTCACTTAAGGAAGTTCTTCGGATTCTAAAACAAGCGGGACTTGATTCTGTTCCGGGAGCCGGAGCGGAAATTTTAACCGATAGAATGAGAAACATCATCTCACCGAAAAAAGCGACTACGGAGGAATGGGTACGTGCGATGGAAACCTGCCATGAAGTGGGACTTCCCGGAAGCGCAAACATCGTATTCGGTTCCGAAGAAACTCAGGAAGAAGTCATAGAACATTTAAGCGTTGTACGAAATCTTCAGGATAGAACCGGGGGATTTTTATCTTTTATTCCTTGGACCTTTCAACCACAGACGAAACGATTCAAGGTCCGCGCGGTTGCAACTCAGGAATATCTAAAGGTACTGGGAATTTGCAGAATCTTTTTGGATAACATTTCACATATCGAAACTTCGGTGATGGTTCTCGGGAAAGGAGTTGGACAATTGGCTCTCACGAGTGGTGCAGACGATATATCCTCCGTGGTTATCGAGGAAAACGTTCTTCGGTCTTACGGACTCAAAACCGAAAAAGAAGCGATTAAGTTTTTGAAAGAAGGTGGATTTACACCGAAACGAAGAGATCTTTTCTATAACTATGATCGTTATGGAAACGAATTGACGCAGACCCTCTGA
- a CDS encoding sensor histidine kinase, which yields MILKKFQRIYAQESFILRVRALYLLFFNAAVFTFASLTFTFFFYENEKTYRPSFILFISASFVAILLLWLGQYKKALVITLFSVAIGVAWALLFGNPVGNVLPSLSILVLLFLLFTNIRTTIYVSLYSLVLMCLFLYKLKLRNALNGVFVVDSVLGFFLFTILAFLTVNLLNSYIKEKDELIKEIHHRVRNNLQVLSGLADLHRDDKSDLQRVLFEFQNRILAMSEVHNYMYKTDNYHSIEFANVIERIIENLKNKHKELKVVIRNYSEKIDLPIETAIPCAMIFNELLNNSLTHAFKESQDPNIEIRFSKNGENYKLIIKDNGVGMATPVDLKKPNTTGFTLIHILSKQIRANFELFNDRGLVAVLEF from the coding sequence ATGATTTTAAAAAAATTCCAACGCATTTACGCGCAAGAGTCGTTTATCTTAAGAGTGAGAGCTTTATACTTACTTTTTTTTAATGCGGCAGTTTTTACTTTTGCTAGTTTAACATTTACTTTTTTTTTCTATGAGAATGAAAAAACTTACCGTCCTAGCTTTATACTATTCATATCCGCATCGTTCGTTGCAATTTTGTTGCTCTGGCTAGGACAATATAAAAAAGCGTTGGTTATTACGCTGTTTTCGGTGGCGATAGGGGTTGCTTGGGCGTTACTTTTCGGAAATCCTGTCGGAAACGTCCTGCCTAGTCTTTCCATTCTTGTCCTCTTATTTTTGTTATTCACAAATATTCGAACGACGATTTATGTTTCTTTATATTCGCTTGTTTTAATGTGTTTGTTTTTATACAAGCTCAAATTGAGAAATGCGTTAAACGGTGTTTTTGTTGTAGACTCCGTATTGGGTTTCTTTCTTTTTACGATTCTTGCCTTTTTAACGGTCAATCTTTTGAATTCTTACATTAAGGAAAAAGACGAATTGATCAAGGAAATCCATCACAGGGTGAGGAATAATCTTCAAGTTCTGAGCGGACTTGCGGATCTTCATAGAGACGACAAATCGGATTTGCAAAGAGTATTATTCGAATTCCAGAATCGAATTCTCGCGATGTCGGAAGTGCATAATTATATGTACAAAACGGATAATTATCATAGTATAGAATTTGCAAATGTGATCGAAAGAATCATAGAAAATCTGAAAAATAAACATAAGGAATTAAAAGTAGTCATCCGTAATTATTCGGAAAAAATCGATCTACCGATTGAAACGGCAATTCCTTGTGCGATGATCTTCAACGAACTTTTGAACAATTCATTGACGCACGCTTTTAAGGAATCGCAGGATCCGAACATAGAGATTCGTTTTTCTAAAAACGGAGAAAATTACAAATTAATCATAAAGGATAATGGAGTGGGAATGGCAACCCCGGTTGATTTGAAAAAACCGAATACGACGGGGTTTACTTTGATTCATATTCTTTCCAAACAAATTCGAGCCAATTTTGAACTTTTTAACGATCGTGGTTTGGTCGCCGTTTTAGAATTTTGA
- a CDS encoding LIC11299 family lipoprotein, producing MIKILNCMLVFLFAFTSCTKQVKVRVHVDTGVTVEILGPHKYRLVAIGGASSSSVEENDLFKMKNTSCTAAKSIAGHKLEELEPEQKNRLFFMEAIDTKYIDDGAYCQITFRYELPVPKKQP from the coding sequence ATGATAAAAATTCTAAACTGTATGCTTGTGTTTTTGTTCGCGTTTACTTCCTGTACAAAGCAAGTGAAAGTAAGAGTTCACGTTGATACGGGAGTGACTGTAGAGATCTTAGGTCCTCACAAATATAGGCTCGTTGCGATTGGTGGAGCTTCTTCCAGTTCCGTGGAAGAGAACGATCTATTTAAAATGAAGAATACTTCTTGTACTGCCGCAAAATCCATCGCGGGGCATAAATTGGAAGAATTGGAACCCGAACAAAAGAACAGACTGTTCTTTATGGAAGCGATCGACACGAAATATATAGACGACGGAGCCTATTGCCAAATCACGTTTCGTTACGAACTTCCCGTTCCTAAGAAGCAGCCGTAG
- a CDS encoding heterodisulfide reductase-related iron-sulfur binding cluster → MAISQIAFHLIFTVLFVIANVVFIRAILYRLRLIFSARKAAGTENFLENPNWIFRINSFIQNVILQKKNFKEPLRGIMHAFIFYGFVVYTIHTTSQMIAGIIGYGMDDPYKFSLIGFLFGESTGHAYESIVQVVSILVLIGLGFFAWRRWIQKAKGLDVHSPASAIVIGMISLLMISTLLGEGAKAVGAVYDSPTENASLIAAGVGAIWKSIGIEYSSADVVVQIMWWIHILSVFSFMLYVPTSKHAHLIFAPFNYFLQSDTPKGALSKLNLEDENVVWGVNRVEDFPWPNLLDGMSCIECGRCQVQCPANRTGKVLNPKAIIADLKHALLDKMPEVAKIRAEETDATIAAEKIAALDTGVINNYEGLSEEALWGCTTCYACVEACPVGNNQVNAIMEMRRHLVLAESKFPVELQNAFVNMENNSNPWGVGAHTRADWAEGLGVKTMAEDSNVDILYWVGCAGAFDDRNKSIAKSFVKILQKADVKFGILGTEENCSGDSARRGGNEYLYQTLAQANVDTMNGYNVKKVVTACPHCYNTIKNEYPQFGGNFEVVHHSEFINDLVKEKKLDVKTAEDASSGKYTYHDSCYIGRYNDNYENPRDVVKKVSGGKLAEPSDHHTKGLCCGAGGAQMWMEEQNNDRVNIKRTKQLLDTGATTIATACPFCVTMITDGVKHEGKIEEVKVKDIAELVADNI, encoded by the coding sequence ATGGCAATTTCACAAATCGCCTTTCATCTGATTTTCACAGTCCTATTCGTAATCGCGAATGTAGTTTTTATCCGTGCAATCCTCTACCGTCTGAGATTGATTTTCAGCGCGAGAAAAGCCGCGGGAACGGAAAACTTTTTGGAAAACCCGAACTGGATTTTCCGAATCAACAGCTTTATTCAAAACGTAATTCTTCAAAAAAAGAATTTCAAAGAGCCTCTTCGAGGAATCATGCACGCGTTTATCTTTTACGGTTTCGTCGTGTATACCATTCACACTACGAGTCAGATGATCGCAGGTATCATCGGATACGGAATGGATGATCCTTATAAATTCTCCCTGATCGGTTTTTTATTCGGAGAAAGCACGGGACATGCCTACGAGTCCATCGTCCAAGTCGTTTCCATCCTCGTTTTAATCGGTCTCGGCTTTTTCGCTTGGAGACGATGGATTCAAAAAGCGAAAGGGCTGGACGTTCATTCTCCCGCTTCCGCGATCGTAATCGGAATGATCTCTCTTTTGATGATCTCCACTCTTTTAGGAGAAGGGGCAAAAGCAGTCGGAGCAGTTTACGATAGTCCAACCGAAAACGCTTCTTTGATTGCGGCGGGGGTCGGCGCAATCTGGAAATCGATCGGCATAGAATATTCCTCTGCGGACGTAGTCGTTCAGATCATGTGGTGGATCCATATTCTTTCTGTGTTTTCCTTTATGCTTTACGTTCCTACTTCCAAACACGCCCACCTAATCTTTGCACCATTTAATTATTTTCTCCAATCCGATACTCCGAAAGGAGCTCTTTCTAAACTTAATTTAGAAGATGAGAATGTAGTCTGGGGTGTGAACCGTGTAGAAGACTTTCCTTGGCCTAATCTTCTGGACGGAATGTCTTGTATCGAATGTGGTCGTTGTCAAGTTCAATGTCCCGCTAATAGAACCGGAAAAGTTCTGAACCCGAAAGCAATCATCGCAGATCTCAAACACGCGCTTTTGGACAAGATGCCGGAAGTTGCAAAAATCAGAGCCGAAGAAACCGATGCGACTATTGCGGCTGAAAAAATCGCCGCTTTGGATACAGGAGTGATCAACAACTATGAAGGTCTTTCCGAAGAAGCTCTCTGGGGTTGCACTACTTGCTACGCTTGTGTGGAGGCCTGCCCTGTCGGAAACAATCAAGTCAATGCGATCATGGAAATGAGAAGACATTTGGTTCTTGCGGAATCCAAGTTTCCTGTAGAACTCCAAAACGCTTTTGTGAATATGGAAAACAATTCGAACCCTTGGGGCGTGGGAGCTCACACAAGAGCGGATTGGGCGGAAGGTCTAGGCGTCAAAACCATGGCGGAAGATTCCAACGTAGATATTCTCTATTGGGTAGGATGTGCGGGCGCTTTCGACGATAGAAACAAGAGTATCGCGAAATCTTTCGTTAAAATTCTTCAAAAGGCGGACGTGAAATTCGGAATCCTCGGAACCGAAGAAAACTGCTCCGGCGACTCCGCGAGACGAGGCGGTAACGAGTATCTTTATCAAACTCTCGCACAAGCGAACGTGGATACGATGAACGGATACAATGTGAAAAAAGTAGTAACTGCTTGTCCCCATTGTTACAACACAATCAAAAACGAATATCCTCAGTTCGGTGGAAATTTCGAAGTGGTTCACCACTCCGAATTCATTAACGATCTCGTGAAAGAGAAAAAACTCGACGTGAAAACTGCGGAAGACGCTTCTTCCGGTAAATACACGTATCACGATTCCTGCTACATCGGACGTTACAACGACAACTACGAAAATCCGAGAGACGTGGTGAAAAAAGTTTCCGGCGGTAAACTCGCGGAACCTTCCGATCACCATACGAAAGGTCTCTGCTGCGGCGCAGGCGGGGCTCAGATGTGGATGGAAGAACAAAACAACGACAGAGTAAACATTAAACGAACCAAACAACTTCTCGACACCGGCGCGACCACAATCGCAACCGCTTGTCCGTTCTGCGTAACCATGATTACCGACGGCGTAAAACACGAAGGAAAGATCGAAGAAGTAAAGGTAAAAGACATTGCAGAATTGGTCGCAGACAACATCTAA
- a CDS encoding ornithine carbamoyltransferase, whose protein sequence is MSESNIKHLISWEDWSDSEILDLLNFAIHVKKNRVNYAGHLSGRSLAMLFQKTSTRTRVSFEVAMTEMGGHGIYLDWMASNFQLSDIDLEARYLSRNVSVIMARLKKHEDLLSMKNGSQVPVINGCDNMFHPCQSLADIMTIALDDPERPLDQTKLTYVGVHNNVVNSLIGITSALGIHLTLVTPIKENIHPQTVERAKSKGTLTWEQNLEKSVKDADYVYTDTWLDMEFFNDPSYVDKKEQRMELMMPYQINSSLMEKTNAKVMHDMPIHAGYEITREVVLSQRSIIFQQAENRLDAQKAVILKLLET, encoded by the coding sequence ATGTCTGAAAGTAACATAAAACACTTGATTTCCTGGGAAGATTGGTCGGATTCCGAAATCCTTGATCTGCTAAACTTTGCAATCCATGTAAAGAAAAATCGAGTCAACTATGCAGGCCATCTAAGCGGCCGATCCCTCGCCATGCTCTTTCAGAAAACCTCCACAAGAACCAGGGTTTCTTTCGAAGTCGCCATGACCGAAATGGGAGGGCACGGAATTTACCTGGATTGGATGGCGTCTAACTTTCAACTTTCCGATATCGACCTAGAAGCAAGATATCTTTCCAGAAACGTTTCCGTCATCATGGCCCGTTTGAAAAAACATGAGGATCTTCTTTCAATGAAAAACGGCTCTCAAGTTCCGGTCATCAACGGATGCGATAACATGTTTCATCCTTGTCAATCTCTCGCGGATATCATGACGATCGCGCTCGACGACCCGGAACGTCCCCTCGACCAAACGAAACTGACTTACGTCGGAGTTCATAACAATGTGGTTAACTCCCTCATAGGAATCACTTCCGCGCTCGGAATCCATCTCACTCTCGTAACGCCTATCAAAGAAAATATTCATCCCCAGACTGTGGAAAGAGCCAAGTCGAAAGGAACTCTTACTTGGGAACAAAATCTGGAAAAGTCGGTAAAAGATGCGGACTACGTCTACACGGACACTTGGCTCGACATGGAATTTTTCAACGATCCTTCTTACGTGGATAAGAAAGAACAAAGAATGGAGTTGATGATGCCATATCAAATCAATTCTTCTTTGATGGAAAAAACGAACGCGAAAGTAATGCACGATATGCCAATCCATGCGGGTTATGAAATCACAAGAGAAGTCGTTTTAAGTCAAAGATCCATCATCTTTCAACAAGCGGAAAATCGTTTGGATGCCCAGAAGGCAGTCATTCTCAAACTCCTGGAAACTTGA
- a CDS encoding GGDEF domain-containing protein: MRFSLGNNQKIKLLARRVFFNPLTDDYLRIYQPEIKRATVIYFFFCIGISLIAALVPDGESGLGKENRILAYSRLTVVLLSAFFAFLLIKWKFLFRKKIERYSILSSGVIVLSILPYVFFDSGRMELYFHFYTTLVVSGNILLWFTGTTVIFFNVFFYLSLVLCTTLTGNAKALQHDLANVLIYLFTGVFGNLLINFWRVMDHRAKKKLQRAVNKLREKNIQIEKISKVDELTRLYNRRYLIEQFELFLKRAQRYRFSLAMIILDMDYLKEINDSYGHLAGDLALRTISDVMKQRVRATDICSRIGGDEFCILLDAIKKDDLVQLCEKLRMEVAEKELSYRTPSGDPVKISVSIGACILSPMEEFSFDDIYHSIDSALYESKKKGRNRVSFIEPGHYFPKMNPGTTAAS, encoded by the coding sequence ATGAGATTTTCGTTAGGAAACAATCAAAAAATAAAGTTACTTGCCCGGAGAGTTTTTTTTAATCCGCTTACGGATGATTATTTGAGAATCTATCAACCGGAAATCAAAAGAGCCACGGTCATCTATTTCTTTTTTTGTATTGGAATCAGTCTTATCGCAGCTTTGGTCCCGGACGGAGAATCCGGGCTCGGTAAAGAAAATCGAATCCTTGCCTATTCGCGTTTAACGGTCGTCCTTTTGTCCGCTTTTTTCGCATTTTTGCTTATAAAATGGAAATTTTTATTCCGTAAAAAAATCGAGAGATATAGCATTCTCTCTTCGGGAGTGATCGTGCTTTCTATTCTCCCCTACGTCTTCTTTGATTCGGGAAGAATGGAACTTTACTTTCATTTTTATACAACCCTAGTCGTAAGCGGAAATATTCTTCTTTGGTTCACCGGAACGACCGTAATCTTTTTCAACGTATTTTTCTATCTTTCCCTGGTTTTGTGTACAACTCTGACCGGAAACGCAAAAGCGTTACAACACGATTTGGCTAACGTATTGATTTATCTTTTTACAGGTGTATTCGGAAATCTTTTGATCAACTTCTGGAGAGTGATGGATCATCGTGCAAAGAAAAAACTGCAAAGAGCGGTGAATAAGCTCAGGGAGAAGAACATCCAAATCGAAAAAATTTCCAAGGTGGACGAACTCACCAGACTTTACAATCGAAGATATCTAATTGAACAATTCGAACTTTTTCTCAAAAGGGCGCAACGCTATCGATTCTCTCTCGCGATGATCATCTTAGATATGGATTATCTCAAGGAGATCAACGATTCTTACGGACATTTGGCGGGAGACTTGGCGCTTCGTACAATTTCAGACGTGATGAAACAAAGAGTAAGGGCAACCGATATCTGCTCCAGAATTGGAGGAGATGAATTTTGTATTCTTTTGGACGCGATCAAAAAGGATGATCTCGTTCAACTCTGCGAAAAATTAAGAATGGAAGTCGCCGAAAAAGAATTATCCTATCGGACTCCAAGTGGGGATCCAGTTAAAATTTCCGTTTCCATCGGTGCCTGTATTCTCAGTCCGATGGAAGAGTTCAGTTTCGACGATATTTATCATTCTATCGATTCAGCTCTTTACGAATCCAAGAAAAAAGGAAGAAATCGAGTTTCTTTTATCGAACCGGGCCACTACTTTCCAAAAATGAATCCAGGAACTACGGCTGCTTCTTAG
- a CDS encoding peptide chain release factor 3 — protein MSETVEQNQSIEEETRRRRTFAIIAHPDAGKTTLTEKLLLYGGAIQLAGAVKARKNRKAATSDWMEMEKEKGISITSAALQFEYNGHVLNLLDTPGHEDFSEDTYRTLIAADTAVMVLDAGKGVEPQTIKLFKVCRDRGIPIVTFINKMDRPTKNLFVLLDEIEKVLGISAVPMVWPIGTGVDFSGVYSRKDKKILTYDKTPGGSQKSSFQTSGVNDPELDSRFEDWVIKSFREELELVEGGISEFNQKDFLDSKITPVFFGSAVNNFGIQLFLDEFIKIAPPPLFFPLKDGSRLDPIHTPFSGFIFKVQANMNRQHRDRIAFLRVTSGKFERGLNVLHGRLGKSVKLSSSFAFFGQDRNTVDEAYPGDIIGLVNPGTYAIGDIVASSKVPDLKSLPVFAPELFATISSTDTASMKSFRKGIEQLAEEGILHLFSSQTIGGGLPIIGAMGQLQFEVFRRRLLDEYNAPSTITVLPYIISCWIGREDLAKVPSSANLVTDRGGRAALLFDTEWDKGYFQKKNPEITLLDYPPTV, from the coding sequence ATGAGCGAGACAGTAGAACAAAATCAATCCATCGAAGAGGAAACTCGAAGAAGGAGGACATTTGCAATCATCGCTCACCCGGATGCAGGAAAAACGACCCTTACAGAAAAACTTCTTCTATATGGAGGTGCAATCCAACTCGCAGGAGCTGTTAAGGCTCGTAAGAATCGGAAAGCCGCTACCTCCGATTGGATGGAGATGGAAAAAGAAAAAGGGATTTCTATCACCTCCGCCGCACTTCAGTTCGAATACAACGGACATGTTCTCAATCTATTGGATACTCCAGGTCACGAAGATTTTTCGGAGGATACATATCGCACTTTGATCGCAGCAGATACCGCGGTGATGGTGCTCGACGCTGGAAAGGGGGTCGAGCCTCAGACGATCAAGTTATTCAAAGTTTGTAGAGATCGTGGAATTCCAATTGTAACTTTCATTAACAAGATGGACAGACCTACGAAAAATCTTTTCGTTCTTCTGGATGAGATTGAAAAGGTTCTTGGCATTTCCGCCGTGCCTATGGTGTGGCCGATCGGAACCGGTGTGGATTTCAGCGGAGTTTATTCCCGCAAAGATAAGAAAATTCTAACATATGATAAGACTCCCGGAGGAAGTCAAAAATCTTCCTTTCAAACCTCGGGTGTAAATGATCCAGAACTGGATTCAAGATTCGAAGACTGGGTTATCAAATCTTTTCGGGAGGAATTGGAACTTGTAGAAGGTGGAATTTCGGAATTCAATCAAAAGGATTTTTTGGATTCTAAAATTACTCCCGTTTTCTTCGGCTCCGCCGTGAACAACTTCGGAATTCAATTATTCTTAGATGAGTTCATTAAAATTGCTCCCCCGCCGTTATTTTTTCCGTTAAAAGACGGATCTCGTTTGGATCCGATCCATACTCCGTTTAGCGGGTTTATCTTTAAGGTACAGGCGAACATGAATCGTCAGCACCGAGATAGAATTGCGTTTTTAAGAGTGACTTCCGGTAAGTTTGAAAGAGGACTGAACGTGCTTCATGGAAGATTGGGAAAGTCTGTGAAACTTTCCTCTTCTTTTGCTTTTTTCGGTCAAGATAGAAATACGGTCGATGAGGCGTACCCGGGGGATATCATCGGTCTCGTAAATCCGGGAACCTATGCGATCGGAGATATAGTCGCTTCTTCTAAGGTTCCTGATTTAAAATCTCTTCCCGTATTTGCGCCCGAACTTTTTGCAACGATTTCGTCCACCGATACGGCGAGTATGAAAAGCTTTCGAAAAGGAATCGAACAACTTGCCGAAGAAGGAATCCTTCATTTGTTTTCTTCTCAGACGATCGGTGGAGGTCTACCCATTATCGGCGCTATGGGGCAACTTCAGTTCGAAGTATTTCGAAGAAGACTCTTGGACGAATACAACGCCCCTTCTACGATCACCGTTCTTCCTTATATAATCTCTTGTTGGATCGGCCGGGAAGACTTGGCAAAGGTTCCTTCTTCGGCCAATCTGGTCACCGATCGGGGAGGTAGGGCCGCTCTTCTCTTCGATACGGAATGGGATAAGGGGTATTTTCAGAAGAAAAATCCTGAAATAACTCTTTTAGATTATCCTCCGACTGTATAA
- a CDS encoding WGR domain-containing protein: protein MLLLISIYKDEKSDKFWSIDITGNTFTITYGKIGGAGQTQTKKFKDETACLKEAQKLFNEKLKKGYLAKKGAKTNQNKSSQKNKSAERIPDAKTAVPKQGKNEWWKYLFWILDERDSATESNIYSLSEDGVLSAYTFR from the coding sequence TTGCTTTTACTGATCTCTATTTACAAAGACGAAAAGTCGGATAAATTTTGGAGCATCGATATCACTGGAAATACATTTACTATAACTTATGGTAAAATAGGAGGGGCGGGGCAAACACAGACGAAGAAATTTAAAGACGAAACCGCGTGTTTGAAAGAAGCGCAAAAACTTTTCAACGAAAAACTCAAAAAAGGTTACTTGGCAAAAAAAGGCGCTAAAACGAATCAAAATAAGTCTTCTCAAAAGAATAAATCCGCAGAACGCATCCCTGACGCTAAAACTGCGGTTCCCAAGCAGGGAAAAAATGAATGGTGGAAATATCTATTCTGGATTTTGGACGAAAGGGATTCTGCAACTGAATCTAACATATATTCTCTTTCGGAAGACGGAGTTTTGTCCGCTTACACCTTCCGATGA